In Streptomyces liangshanensis, the DNA window AGCCGCACCCACTGACAGTCAGGGCTCGGGCAGGCTCGTGCCGGCCGCCAGGTCATGAAATCGGACTGGCGTCCTACGGATGAATGTGCCGGGATCACGTCGCGGGCCGGGACAGGTACCGGCAGTCTGCTGCATGGCCGACCAGCCGATCCGGGTGCCGATTCGAGCGTGGTCCGATTCGCGGGCGGACGGGACCGTCGTTCGCCCTTCGTCGCCCGCTCGGACGACAAGCACCGGCGGACCCGACGGGTGAGGGCGGCGCACAGTGGCGACAGGCGGGGGAGCGCGTGTGACGGGTGAGAGACCCGGTCGTGTCGGGGAGTCCCCACCGGGCGACACCTCGCGGGCCCTGCGAGAGCCTGTGCCGAGGCCCAGGTCGGCGCCCGCACCAAGACCCGTTCCCCGGCACGTTGCCTGTGTGATGGACGGGAACGGGCGGTGGGCCGAGCGGCGGTCCCTGCCGCGTACGTCCGGGCATCGGGCCGCCGAGTCGACGGTGATCGACGTCATCGAGGCCGCGCGGTCGGCGGGGGTCGAGTGGCTGAGCCTGTACGCGTTCTCCACCGAGAACTGGCGGCGCCCGCACAGCGAGATCGACTACCTCATGCGCCTGGTACGCCGGGTGGTACGGAAACACGCCCCGCTCCTGCACGCGCGCGGCATCCGCTGCCGCTTCCTCGGCGTGGCCGATCCGAGGATCCCCGCCCCCCTCGCCCGGGACTTCGCCGACCTGATGACGCTGACGGACGCGAACCGGGGCATGACGCTGACCGTGGCGTTCGACCACGGCGGGCGCCGGGACATCGTGGAGGCGGCGCGGTCGCTCATCCGCAGCGGGGTGGCCGCCGACGCGGTGGACGAGCGGTACTTCGCCACCCATCTGCCCTTTCCCGACACACCGGACGTCGACCTGGTCATCCGGACCTCCGGCGAACAGCGCATCTCCAACTTCATGCTCTGGCAGGTCGCCTACGCCGAGTGGATCTTCCCGCCGGCGCTCTGGCCCGACTTCCACGCGCCGCACTTCCTGGAGTGCCTGCGCTCCTACCAGCAACGCGAGCGCCGTTTCGGCGGCGTGACACCGTACGCGAACGGAGACCCCACCCCGTGACGGACACAGGCAACAGCGGCCCGCAGAGCCCCGGTTCGGACCGCTACGACGACCAGGACAACGTGCCGCCCCCCGGATTGCTCTTCGGCCCCGGCTCCCAGTTCCACCGCTTCTTCAACGACCCCCGCTGGGCCCTCGCCATGGTCAGGGCCACCGTCCTGGAGGCCGCGCACCCGCAGATCGGGGCCGCCCTCATCGACAACTCGACCTTCGTGGCGCACCCGTGGCGGCGGCTGCGCAACACCCTGGTCAGCCTCCAGCGCATGTTCGGCGCCGACGAGGACGTACGGCAGAGGGAGGCGGCGCGGCTCAACCGCCTGCACGGCCGGCTGAGCGGTACGGACCACCAGAACCGGCCGTACGACGCGATGGACCCGGAGGTCCGCGCCTGGGTGGTCGCCACGCTGTTCGAGAGCTCCGTCACCATGTGCCGACTGAGCGGGCAGCCGCTCGACCAGGCCACGATGGAGCAGCTCTACGCCGAGTTCAAGGCGTTCCTCGCGGCCTTCGGGGACCGGGCGGGCCAACTGCCCGCCACCTTGCCGGAGTTCTGGCAGTACTACGACCGGATGGTCGAGGAGGAGCTGGAGAACACCGACGCGCTGCGCATCATCCTCTACAAGCTCTTCGACCACATGCCGGCGCCGCCGCTGCTGGACGGTCTGCCCACGGTGTGGGCGGCGGGCCGCGCGCTGGCCGGTCCTGTCATCGGCACGATCACCGTGGCGTCCCTGCCGGAACCCTTCCGCAGGCGGGCGGGACTGCCCGAAGTCCCGGGCGCCCAGGCGTTGATGCAGAGCGCGTACCTGGCGGCCGGCCTCGCGCGCTTCCTGCCGGAGAACTGGCTGCGGACCGAGCAGCTCACCAACCTGCTCTACCTGTCGCCGGACAGCGACGACCCCGAGGCCGCCTCGCTCACCGCGTTGCGGGGGCGGATGAAGCGGGCGGGGGCGCTGTTCCGCCTGGTCACGCCCTTCCCCGTACAACATGGGCCGGTTGACGTGACGGGAGCGCGGAGCAAGGCCGGGGAGTTCTTCTCCGAGGTGCTGGACCAGACGGGCGACGGCTACCTGGACTGGCCCGATCTCGCCGCGATGGCAAGGGAGTTGTCGACCCGCCTGGATCTGGACGAGCCGGAGGAGACCCGGCTCTACAACGCGTACGCCGCGTGGTGGAAGGAGCTCCAGGCGGCCCTCGACACCGACGGTGACGGCCGGGTGAGCGGGGAGGAGTACGCGGCCGCCGTCCCGTCCCTCGCGGGCCCCGCGCTGATCCGGGTCGCCGAGGTGCTCTTCCAGGTCACGGACGCCGACGGCAACGGCTCGATCGACGCGGCGGAGTACCGGGCGCTGTTCCGGACGGGCTTCCACCGCACGGTGACGGGCACGGCCGCGACGTACTCCCGCAGCGCCTTCGTGAAGGACTTCCTCTCCTTCATGTCAGGCCGCCAACGCTCCACGGCCTTCGACCCCCTGCTGGCGGGGGCGTGAGGGCCGGCCGGCGGGGATTTACATTCCGCCGTTGAAGAAGCCCAGGAGTGCCGGTGCCGGGTTGGTCGCGGTGCCGGTGTTCGCCGCCGCGACGACGATCACGGCGAGTGCGGTCAGCGTCGAGAGAGCGGCGAAGGCCGCCCACACGCGCCTGGTGCGGGGGGCGGACGACGGCGTTCCCGCGAACCTTCGCCAGAGGAGCGTGCTGAAGCCCACGAGGGCCGCCGCGACGACTCCGGAGATCACGGCCATGACCGCGTGGTAGCGGGCGAAGTCGCTGATCATCAGGTCGAGGACGGGTGAGGTACGGCTGCCCGCTCCCGTACCCGTGGCCGTACCCGGGCCGTGGGACAGCCCGGCCCTGACCTGGTCGAGCGTGGTGGCGAGTTCCCCGTGGGTCTCGCCGACCGGCAGCAGCGACAGCAGCGAGGAGAAGGGCGCGATCGCCCCCTGGATGTTGGCCATCACCACCGCGAGCGAGAACAGCGCGAGCAGCGACACACCGCCCCCCGCCGACGCGAGGGCGGCCCTCCGCCACGCCCCGGGGCCGTCGGCCCGCAGGAACGCCTTCCAGAGGGCGGCGCCGAGCGCGGCGCACACGACCAGCAGGAGCGCGGCGATCGCGGCCTTCGCCACGTGGTAGCGGACCCAGTAGTCGACCAGGCCCTCCATCCGCGGGGAGAGGTCCGGGTCGCCGGCCCCCCAGTACGCCACGAACGCGCTCCGGAAGTCCCTGACCAGCGCGCCCTGACCGGCGAAACCGCTGCCCGGCCCGAGGCCCGCCAGCACCCGCGGCGCGACGACGAAGGCGACGCCGAGCGCGGCGACGAGGGTCGTGGCGAACGCCGCGCGTGAGGCGAGCGCGCGGCCGGACAGTCCTGCGGGGCGCGGCAGAAGTACGGGGCTGTGCACGGAGGTTCCTTCGGTTCGGCGGGGCGGGCTCGGGCGCCCCGCCTACCCTTCCGGACCTGTGGTGGCGGGTCACTGGGGTACGCCCCAGACGAGAGGGTGGGGCGTACCCCAGGACACGGGCCTGCGACCGGCCGGCTACGCGAACTGCCCCGCCCGGTAGCCCCCGGCCGGCTGCTGGATCATGACGTTCGCCCGGTTGAAGGCGTTGATCAGGGCGATCCCGCTGACCAGCGCGGCCAGCTCTTCGTCGTCGTAGTACTTGGCGGCGTTCGCCCAGACCTCGTCCGACACCCCGCCGGCCGCGTCGGCGATACGGGTGCCCTCCTCGGCCAGCTCCAGCGCGGCCCGTTCCGCGTCGGTGAAGACCGTCGCCTCCCGCCACACCGCGACCAGGTTGAGCCGTACCGCCGTCTCACCGGCGGCGGCCGCGTCCTTGGCGTGCATGTCGGTGCAGAACCCGCACCCGTTGATCTGACTGGCGCGCAGCCGCACCAGCTCCTGCGTGGCGGCGGGCAGCGTGGAGTCCGCGAGGACCTTCCCCGCCGCGATGATGTGCTGGAAGACCTTGCCGAAGGTGGGACTGCCGAAAGCGTCGAGACGGGCACTCATGGTGATCTCCTGAACCGTGGGCGGCTGCGACAGCCGGTGCGGGCGCGTACACCCGTACGACGGATCGACCCGAAGAGATGTGACACGGCCGCCCGGGGGATCACCGATGACTTTTGCCGGTGCGGGTGGTCTTCTTGGTGTTGTTGTCCCATTTCAGGAGGAACGTGTGCCGCAGTTGCTGAGGGTTCAGAACTTCAATGTGTCGAGCGACGGGATCGGGGCCGGTGAGGACCAGACCCTGGAGCGGCCGTTCGGTCACGTCGATCCCGGGAAGCTGTTCGGCTGGGCCGGGGCCACGGCGAGTTGGCCGATGCGTACCGCCCCCGGGGGCAGCCGTGGGCTGGACGACTACCTGACGCGGGACTACGCGCGCAACATCGGGGCCGAGATCATGGGCCGCAACAAGTTCGGCCCCCAGCGCGGGCCCTGGGAGGACCACGAGTGGCAGGGCTGGTGGGGGGACGAACCTCCGTTCCGTACCCCGGTGTTCGTCCTGACCCACCACGAGCGCCCGTCGCTCACCCTCTCCGACACCACCTTCCACTTCGTCGACGGCGACCCCGCCAGGGTCCTCGCGCGGGCGCGGGAGGCGGCGGGGGGCAAGGACGTGCGGCTCGGTGGCGGGGTGCGCACCATCCGGGAGTTCCTGGACGCCGACCTCGTCGACACCCTGCACGTGGCGGTCTCGCCGGTGGAGCTCGGCTCCGGGCTGCGGCTCTGGGAGTCGCCGGACGAACTGCGGGACCGGTTCCACCTCGACGTCGTCCCCAGCCCGAGCGGCCGGGTGGTGCATCACCTGTTCTGGCGGAAGTGAGCACGGGGGCAGGGGCCCCGCCCGGCCCCGGTCTCACCAGGCGACCGGCAATGACCGCAGGCCGCTGAAGAACTCCTTCGTCCGCCACCGCAACTCCCCCTCCGGCACGGCCAGTCGCAGCCCCGGCAGCCGGGTCGTGACGCGCTCCAGCGTCGTCTGGAGTTCGAGGCGGGCCAGGTGGGCGCCCAGGCAGTAGTGGATGCCGTGGCCGAAGCTGATGTGCGGGGTCCCGGGGCGGTCGAGCACGAGGCGCCCGGGGGACGGGAAGGCGGCCGGGTCGTGGTTGGCGGCGGCCTGGGAGACCACGACCGGCTCACCGGCCCGGACCAGGACGCCGCCCAGCTCCACGTCCTCGGAGGCGTACCGGGGCAGGGTGAGGCCGTTGAGCAGCGGGACGAACCGCAGCAGCTCCTCGACGGCGCGGGGGATCAGGCCGGGCCGGTCGCGGACGGCAGCGAGGACGTCCGCGCCGCCGGCGCCGGCCTCCCCGGGCAGCAGCAGGACCGCGAAGAAGTTGGCGATCTGGTTGGTGGTGGTGACGAACCCGCCGATGAGGAGCTCGTTCAGCAGCCCGTACAGGTCCTCCGCCGTCAGCACCCCGTCGTCGCAGGCCCGGACCAGGACGGTGATCAGGTCGTCCGCGGGGGTACGGCGGCGGGCCTCGACCCACTCGTCCATGCGGGCGAAGAAGTCCTTGGCGTGCCGCTGCACGACATCGGGGGTCACGCTGCCGGAACAGACCGTGTCCGCCCAGGTCCGTACCCCCGGCCGGTCCTCCTCGGGGACCCCCGTCAGTTCGCAGATGAGGGTCAGGGGGAGGGGGAAGGCGAGGTCCTCGACCAGGTCGGCGGGCGGCCCCGCGGCCACCATCCGGTCGAGCAGCCCGTCCACGACCTCGCGCATGCGGTCGCGCAGCGGCTCGACGCGGCGGGCGGTGAACTCCTTGGCCAGCAGGGCGCGCAGCCGGGTGTGGCGGGGCGCGTCGAGGGCGATGAGGCCGCCGCCGGTCCGGGGCATGGGGCCGATCCGGGGCTGGTCCCGGTGGACGGCCTCCGCGAGGCTGAACCGGGGGTCCGACAGCACGGCGCGCACGTCGTCGTAACTGCTGGCGAGCCAGGCGTCGTCCCCGTACGGCAGCCGGACGCGGACGGGGGGCCGGTCCCGTAACTGCCCGTAATCGTCGGCGAGTCCGAGGCCCCCGGTGGTCCAGAAGGGGTACGCGAGGGGCTCGGGGGAGGTGTCCCGGACGGGGCAGGCGTCGGGGGGAGCGGTCATGGAGGTGCCTTTCTCGACAAGGTTGACGCATGAGGAGGAGGGGGGTTGGTGGGGGCGAGGGGACCCGGCTCTCAGCGCCGCGGACCCACCCGTACGTCGACATGTGTCGGCGGCGGCGCGCTGGTGTCCACGGACGCCGTGAAGTCGACCCCGTCGTCCCGGCAGATGAACTGCATGACCTGGCGCCCCGCCGCGGCCGCGCGGATCAGGCCGCCGGTCGTGGCCCACACACCGGACAGGTAGAAGTTCTCCAACCCCGGCAGGACGGGCCCGTTCTTCTTGACCAGCTCCTCCATCAACTCGCCGCTCTCCACGAAGGGTTGCCAGCCCAGGAAGGTGCCTTCGAAGCTGTTGGTGTAGCGGATCTGGGTGAGGGGCGTGCAGGTGTCCCGTACCACCACCGAGTCCTTGAGCCCCGGGTACAGCCCGTCGAGGAAGTCGACGACCGCGTCTCTCGTCCGCCGCTTCGCGAGGGCGTACGGCTTGCCCCGCCGTACCGGGAGCGTGTGCAGCTCCGCGCCCCTGCGGGGACGGCTGAGCCGCTCCGGGCCCTCGGCGAGGTCCCGCCAGGGGGCGGTGTCGGAGAAGTAGGTGGCGTAGACGACCGCGGTGTCCTCGGGCGACAGCTCGGGGTAGAACCGGCTGCGGAACTGGACGTTGAGGCTCGGGTGCCGGATCCCGGTCAGCCGCGAGGCCGTCGCCTCGTCCAGCAGGTGGGTGGTGGTGGGGTCGGCGTCCGGGAACGGGCGGCGCAGGCCGAGGAAGACGCTGGCGTACCCGGGGAAGACCATGCCGGGCCGGTGCAGGGTCTCCCGGTAGAGGGTGGCGTACTCGCCCTCCAGGTACCGTCCGCCCAGCAGGTCGAGCAGCGTCTTCGGCCCGTCGCACGCCGACACGATGATGTCGGCGTAGTGCTCCTGGCCGTCGGAGAGCCGCACCCCGACCGCCCGGTCGTCCCTGACCAGGATCTCCTCGACCATGGCGTTGTACGTGATCTCCCCGCCGAGGTCCAGGTAGCGCCGCTCGATCGAGCGCGCCAGCCCCAGCGAGCCGCCTTCGGGCACCCCGGCCGAGCGGTGGGCCTGGGCGGCCATCTGGAAGTAGAACGGCAGGACGGGGAAGCCCGGATGCCGCTCGTACAGGATGTAGTTGAAGGCGTCCCGCAGGAGCGGGTCCTTGAAGCGGGTCGAGTACTCCGACATCAGCACGGACATCGAGGTGCGGAAGAGGTTGAAGTACGGGAGGAAGCCGGCCAGCATCCGCCAGCGCTCCCGGCGGGTCATCAGCCCCACCGGTTTGAGGAAGGGGTACGACGGCAGGCAGGCGATGAACTTGCGCAGCCCCGCGCAGAACGACCGGATGGCGCGGGCGTCGGGCGGCGAGAGGGACAGCAGGTGGCTCTCCAGCCGGTCGGGGTCGCAGTAGAAGTAGACCGTGCGGCCGTCCCTGCCCCGCACGGTGTTGAACACGTCGAAGTGGCGCATCTCCTTGCCCTGGAGGGCCCCGAGTTCGAGCCAGATCTGGTGCATCTCGTTGCCGGGGCCGTTGCCGAGCAGCCAGCTGATGCACGCGTCGAAGGTGAACTCGCCGCGGCCCCAGCCGGTGCAGCAGCCGCCGGGGATCTCGTGCATCTCGAAGACCTGGGTGCGGTAGCCGTTCATCCGGCCGTACGCGCCCGTCGAGAGGCCGCCGAGGCCCCCGCCGATGATGATCATGCTCTTCCTGCGGGCGGACGCGCCGCCGGCCGGGGGTGTCGCGGTCGCGGTGGACGTCTCGGTCGTCGGGGTCGTTTGGGTCGTGGTGGTCGTCTGCGTCGTCGTGGTCGTGGTGGTCACCTGGCGGTCACCGCACCCTTCGGGTCTCTAGCTGGGGCAGGTGTCCGAGCCGGTCCGGATGCCAGGGGACCGCGCCGCCGCTGTCCCAGGCGCGGAAGTCGAGCCCCAGCTCCTCGCACAGGTACTGCGTGACGAACCGCCCCCCGGCGGCGGCCCGGATCAGGCTGCCGCCCGCGAACCACTGGCCCGCCATGGAGAACCCGGCCAGGCCCGGCAGCCGCATCCGGTCCTTGTTGATCAGGCCCGTGATCACGTCGTCGGCCGGCGTGAAGGACTTCCAGCCGAGGATGCTGCCGCCCCGCACCCCGGTGTAACGCTCGGTGGTCGTCGGGGACGCCACGTCCACGACCTCGATGGCGCGGCCGATGCCGGGGTGGTGCCGCTCCAGGAAACCCCTGACGAAGTCGGCCACCTGCTGCTTGCGCGCCCAGTACGCCTTCCGGTCGGTGGTCCGCAGCCGCTTCCAGGACGCGTAGTCGCTGAAGTACGTGCAGTGGACGACGGACTTGCCCGGCGGGGCGAACCCGTCGGAGTAGCGCGAACGCATCTGGACGACCAGGCTCTTCTGCATGACCCCCGGCAGCGCCGCGCAGTCCTTGTCGGAGAGCAGGTAGGTGGTGCTGTGCCGGGCGGCCGGGTCCAGTTCGCCGTCGACCCCGACGAAGGCCGAGACCATCCCCGGGTAGAGCAGGTCGGGACGCGCGGTCATCTCGGTGAAGAGCTTCTCGACCCGCGGGCTCGTGTAGCGGCCGCCCAACAGCCCCTGGATGGTGGTCACCCCGTCGCAGGCCGACACCACATGGTCGGCGAAGTGCCGTTCCCCGTTGCGGAGTTCCACCCCGACCGCCCGGTCGTCCTCCACCAGCACCCGCGCCACCCGGGCCCGGTAGTCGACCCGCCCGCCGAGCTTCGTGTACCGCTCCTCCACCGAACGGGCCAGCCCCAGCGAACCACCCTGGGGGAAACCGGCGTTGAGGTGGTACGCGCTGGCCATGTTGAACAGGTACGGCAGCAGCGGGAAGACCTCGTGGTCCTGGAAGAAGATGAACGGGAACGCCCGCCGCAGCAGCGGGTCCTCGAACCGGTCGCAGAAGCTCTCCATCCGGGTCACGGCGGTGCGCCAGAGCAGGACGAAGGACGGCAGGACGGTCCGCAGGGTGGCCAGCCGCTCCCTCGGGGACTGGAGCGGCGGCGGGGTCAGGAACGGATAGAGGTTGATGCGGGTGAAGCGCCGCAGGTCACGGCAGAACGCGCGGATCGGGCGCGCGTCGGCCGGCGAGATCTCCAGGAGGTGGGCCTCCAGCCGGTCGGGGTCGTTGTAGAAGGTGACCGAGCGGCCGTTCTCGTCGGTGACGGTGTTGAACATCTCGAAGTTCGCGATCGACTTGCCGTCCAGCGCGCCGAGTTCACGCCAGACCCGGGCGGCGTCGTTGCCGCGCCCCGTACCGGTGAGCCACTCGATGCAGTAGTCGAAGACGTAGTCCTGGCGCGCCCACGCCGTGCAGCAGCCGCCGGGCAGGACGTGGCGCTCGAAGATCCGCGTCTCGGCGCCGCTCATCTGCGCGTAACAGCCGGTGGACAGGCCCCCGATGCCCGCGCCGATGATGATGACCCGGGGCGCGGTGCCGGGGGGACGGTCCGTTCTCGTACGGCGGCCGGCGGCCGCGGGCCGGGGGCGCCGGTCCTCCCACACCGGCCTGGTGTCACGCGTCGTCGGGTTGTCACGCACCATGGCGTTCCCTGTCTGTGGTGACGGCCGCCGGGGAAGCGGAACGCCCCCGGGGTACGGTGGCGAGGGTGTCGCCGAGGGCCGACAGCACCAGGGCCGCGTTCCGCTCGGCGGGCTTCTCGTCGAGCATCTCCGCGTGCAGGCCGGCGCCGCGCACCAGCCGGCTCACGGTGGTGGACGTGGCGTGCCAACTGCCGCGTTGCCCCGCCGCGTAGAACGGCACCTTCGCCTCGTCGGAGATCACGGTGACGGTCGCGGCGACCGATCCGTGGTTCGGGGTGCGCCCGCAGTACTCCAGGTAGTCCCTGGCCTGTTCGAGGGTCTGGGCGGTGACGGTCTCGGCGTGGGTGTGGCGCCGCAGGTGGTCCCGCAGCTCGCGCTCGAACGCCTCGGTGTGCTCGGCGGAGACGCCGTACTCCTCGTCGATCCGGTACGAGTCCATGATCACGACATGGGCCACCTCGCGCCCCCGCCGTTCGAGCTCCTTGGCGACCTCGAAGGCGAGGTTGCCGCCCAGCGAGTAGCCGAGGAGCAGGCAGGGCCCCTCGGGGTGCAGCGCTTCCACGAGGTCGGCGTAGCGCGTGCCCTTGTCGCCGTCGACGTGGTTGAAGGCGATCAGCTCGTACGGACGCAGGTGCGCGGCGAAGTGGCGGTAGACGAGCCCGTGCCCGCCGGCCGGCGGGAAGCAGAAGAGGAGCGGTCCGCCGCCCGTGTTGAAGGACAGGTGGGAGAGGTTGCCGGAGACCCGGCCGGTGACGATGTCCTCGACCGTACGGGCCATGCCGTGCAGCGTGGTCACCTTGAAGAGCAGGCCGACGGGGATCGCGATGCCGAACTCCTTCTGGAGGCGGTGGATCAGCTCGATGAGCGAGACGGAGCTGCCGCCGGAGGCGAAGAAGTCGCTGTGCAGGCCGACGAGTTCGAGGCCGATCACGGCCTTCCAGTGCGCCGCCACGCGCTCCTCGTAGAGGGTGACGGGCGGTTCGTGGATCTCCTGCGGGGAGTCGGCGGCGGGCGCGGGCAGGGCGTCCGGGTCCACCTTTCCGTTCGCGTTGAGGGGGAGCGCGTCGAGCGTGTGCAGACGGGCCGGGATGAGGTACGTGGGCAGGTGGGCGGCGAGGTGGCGGCGCAGGGCCCGGGGGTCGGGAGAGGTGCCGGG includes these proteins:
- the uppS gene encoding polyprenyl diphosphate synthase, coding for MPRPRSAPAPRPVPRHVACVMDGNGRWAERRSLPRTSGHRAAESTVIDVIEAARSAGVEWLSLYAFSTENWRRPHSEIDYLMRLVRRVVRKHAPLLHARGIRCRFLGVADPRIPAPLARDFADLMTLTDANRGMTLTVAFDHGGRRDIVEAARSLIRSGVAADAVDERYFATHLPFPDTPDVDLVIRTSGEQRISNFMLWQVAYAEWIFPPALWPDFHAPHFLECLRSYQQRERRFGGVTPYANGDPTP
- a CDS encoding oxygenase MpaB family protein is translated as MPPPGLLFGPGSQFHRFFNDPRWALAMVRATVLEAAHPQIGAALIDNSTFVAHPWRRLRNTLVSLQRMFGADEDVRQREAARLNRLHGRLSGTDHQNRPYDAMDPEVRAWVVATLFESSVTMCRLSGQPLDQATMEQLYAEFKAFLAAFGDRAGQLPATLPEFWQYYDRMVEEELENTDALRIILYKLFDHMPAPPLLDGLPTVWAAGRALAGPVIGTITVASLPEPFRRRAGLPEVPGAQALMQSAYLAAGLARFLPENWLRTEQLTNLLYLSPDSDDPEAASLTALRGRMKRAGALFRLVTPFPVQHGPVDVTGARSKAGEFFSEVLDQTGDGYLDWPDLAAMARELSTRLDLDEPEETRLYNAYAAWWKELQAALDTDGDGRVSGEEYAAAVPSLAGPALIRVAEVLFQVTDADGNGSIDAAEYRALFRTGFHRTVTGTAATYSRSAFVKDFLSFMSGRQRSTAFDPLLAGA
- a CDS encoding carboxymuconolactone decarboxylase family protein, which produces MSARLDAFGSPTFGKVFQHIIAAGKVLADSTLPAATQELVRLRASQINGCGFCTDMHAKDAAAAGETAVRLNLVAVWREATVFTDAERAALELAEEGTRIADAAGGVSDEVWANAAKYYDDEELAALVSGIALINAFNRANVMIQQPAGGYRAGQFA
- a CDS encoding dihydrofolate reductase family protein, with the protein product MPQLLRVQNFNVSSDGIGAGEDQTLERPFGHVDPGKLFGWAGATASWPMRTAPGGSRGLDDYLTRDYARNIGAEIMGRNKFGPQRGPWEDHEWQGWWGDEPPFRTPVFVLTHHERPSLTLSDTTFHFVDGDPARVLARAREAAGGKDVRLGGGVRTIREFLDADLVDTLHVAVSPVELGSGLRLWESPDELRDRFHLDVVPSPSGRVVHHLFWRK
- a CDS encoding cytochrome P450, which codes for MTAPPDACPVRDTSPEPLAYPFWTTGGLGLADDYGQLRDRPPVRVRLPYGDDAWLASSYDDVRAVLSDPRFSLAEAVHRDQPRIGPMPRTGGGLIALDAPRHTRLRALLAKEFTARRVEPLRDRMREVVDGLLDRMVAAGPPADLVEDLAFPLPLTLICELTGVPEEDRPGVRTWADTVCSGSVTPDVVQRHAKDFFARMDEWVEARRRTPADDLITVLVRACDDGVLTAEDLYGLLNELLIGGFVTTTNQIANFFAVLLLPGEAGAGGADVLAAVRDRPGLIPRAVEELLRFVPLLNGLTLPRYASEDVELGGVLVRAGEPVVVSQAAANHDPAAFPSPGRLVLDRPGTPHISFGHGIHYCLGAHLARLELQTTLERVTTRLPGLRLAVPEGELRWRTKEFFSGLRSLPVAW
- a CDS encoding phytoene desaturase family protein gives rise to the protein MIIIGGGLGGLSTGAYGRMNGYRTQVFEMHEIPGGCCTGWGRGEFTFDACISWLLGNGPGNEMHQIWLELGALQGKEMRHFDVFNTVRGRDGRTVYFYCDPDRLESHLLSLSPPDARAIRSFCAGLRKFIACLPSYPFLKPVGLMTRRERWRMLAGFLPYFNLFRTSMSVLMSEYSTRFKDPLLRDAFNYILYERHPGFPVLPFYFQMAAQAHRSAGVPEGGSLGLARSIERRYLDLGGEITYNAMVEEILVRDDRAVGVRLSDGQEHYADIIVSACDGPKTLLDLLGGRYLEGEYATLYRETLHRPGMVFPGYASVFLGLRRPFPDADPTTTHLLDEATASRLTGIRHPSLNVQFRSRFYPELSPEDTAVVYATYFSDTAPWRDLAEGPERLSRPRRGAELHTLPVRRGKPYALAKRRTRDAVVDFLDGLYPGLKDSVVVRDTCTPLTQIRYTNSFEGTFLGWQPFVESGELMEELVKKNGPVLPGLENFYLSGVWATTGGLIRAAAAGRQVMQFICRDDGVDFTASVDTSAPPPTHVDVRVGPRR
- a CDS encoding phytoene desaturase family protein, translating into MVRDNPTTRDTRPVWEDRRPRPAAAGRRTRTDRPPGTAPRVIIIGAGIGGLSTGCYAQMSGAETRIFERHVLPGGCCTAWARQDYVFDYCIEWLTGTGRGNDAARVWRELGALDGKSIANFEMFNTVTDENGRSVTFYNDPDRLEAHLLEISPADARPIRAFCRDLRRFTRINLYPFLTPPPLQSPRERLATLRTVLPSFVLLWRTAVTRMESFCDRFEDPLLRRAFPFIFFQDHEVFPLLPYLFNMASAYHLNAGFPQGGSLGLARSVEERYTKLGGRVDYRARVARVLVEDDRAVGVELRNGERHFADHVVSACDGVTTIQGLLGGRYTSPRVEKLFTEMTARPDLLYPGMVSAFVGVDGELDPAARHSTTYLLSDKDCAALPGVMQKSLVVQMRSRYSDGFAPPGKSVVHCTYFSDYASWKRLRTTDRKAYWARKQQVADFVRGFLERHHPGIGRAIEVVDVASPTTTERYTGVRGGSILGWKSFTPADDVITGLINKDRMRLPGLAGFSMAGQWFAGGSLIRAAAGGRFVTQYLCEELGLDFRAWDSGGAVPWHPDRLGHLPQLETRRVR